One Coffea arabica cultivar ET-39 chromosome 5c, Coffea Arabica ET-39 HiFi, whole genome shotgun sequence DNA window includes the following coding sequences:
- the LOC113689428 gene encoding probable protein S-acyltransferase 7, whose amino-acid sequence MEWMASEEKDGSVNSSVAQAIDSSASLEIDQPTESTMSSGKKVDKNSEVSFQAKSKQLLSSLWEKIIGFQRVVQEKSFRFCRGGDELEQSRVYHFWPGNNVFFFKRRLICGPDPKGLILTAIAITLSSWTFAVHVASDIRNPAIIVTSSILTTIVLVNLVYVSTIDPGIIPRNDLGTIDAGKRRRRSRVVVINGIEVKLKYCNICNIYRPPRTCHCATCNNCIQQFDHHCTWIGHCVGLRNYRLHVTFLLTGLLLFAFIFIFSCKSLHHKLPGDGNGVIGLLRNDPETVALTLFSFVAMCFLAGFSCYHVYLIAINQTSYEHFHQKYVSSGNPYDKGILNNIKEALLASQPPSRVNFRADVEPGWFGGLSDISIK is encoded by the exons ATGGAGTGGATGGCGAGTGAAGAGAAAGACGGCAGCGTAAATTCTTCAGTCGCTCAAGCTATCGATAGTTCTGCCTCATTAGAAATTGATCAACCTACAGAAAGTACCATGTCATCAGGAAAGAAGGTAGATAAGAATTCTGAAGTTAGTTTTCAAGCAAAAAGCAAGCAACTGCTTTCTTCTCTTTGGGAGAAAATAATTGGATTCCAAAGGGTGGTTCAAGAAAAATCTTTTCGATTTTGTCGAGGCGGCGACGAACTTGAACAATCAAGAGTTTACCATTTTTGGCCTGGAAACAAT GTATTCTTTTTCAAGAGGAGACTGATTTGTGGTCCGGATCCAAAAGGGCTGATTTTAACTGCCATTGCTATTACTCTATCAAGTTGGACATTTGCGGTTCATGTTGCAAGTGACATAAGGAATCCGGCCATCATCGTAACATCTTCAATTTTGACGACAATT GTTCTTGTGAACTTGGTATATGTCAGTACCATTGATCCTGGTATAATTCCTAGAAATGATCTAGGAACAATTGATGCTGGTAAACGCAGAAGGAGATCAAGGGTAGTTGTCATAAATGGGATAGAGGTGAAGTTGAAGTATTGTAACATTTGTAACATTTATCGTCCACCAAGAACTTGTCATTGTGCAACTTGTAACAATTGCATCCAACAATTCGATCACCATTGCACCTGGATCGGGCATTGCGTGGGACTG AGGAATTATCGGCTTCATGTTACATTTCTATTGACAGGATTGCTCTTGTTTGCCTTCATATTCATCTTCTCATGCAAATCTCTACATCACAAATTGCCCGGAGATGGAAATGGGGTGATTGGATTGCTAAGAAATGACCCGGAGACTGTGGCATTGACATTATTCAGTTTTGTAGCCATGTGTTTTCTTGCCGGCTTTTCTTGTTATCATGTTTATCTAATTGCTATAAACCAG ACATCTTATGAGCATTTTCACCAAAAGTATGTGAGCTCTGGAAACCCCTATGACAAAGGAATCCTAAACAACATTAAGGAGGCTCTACTTGCTTCACAACCACCCTCTAGAGTCAACTTTCGAGCAGATGTGGAGCCTGGATGGTTTGGTGGATTAAGTGATATTAGCATCAAATGA